A window of the Gossypium hirsutum isolate 1008001.06 chromosome A05, Gossypium_hirsutum_v2.1, whole genome shotgun sequence genome harbors these coding sequences:
- the LOC107957554 gene encoding allene oxide synthase 1, chloroplastic: MASSSLPFTSLHLQFVSPNTKSSTTRLSSRRIRASVSEKPPVPAPAVAVPAKGETKLPLKKIPGNYGVPIVGPFKDRLDYFYNQGRDEFFKSKIQKYNSTVFRTNMPPGPFISQDPKVVALLDGKSFPVLFDVTKVEKKDLFTGTYMPSTDLTGGYRILSYLDPSEPKHARLKQLLFFLLKSRRDHVIPEFQASYSELFETLEKEVAEKGKSSFQTANDQAGFNFLCRAFFGSNPPDTKLGTDGPSLISKWVLFQLGPVLKLGLPKYVEELLIHTFPLPPALVKKDYQRLYDFFYESSGSIQDEAEKLSISREEACHNLLFATCFNSFGGMKIFFPNMLKWIGRAGVKLHNRLATEIRSAIRSNGGKLTMAAMEQMPLMKSVVYEALRIEPPVPLQYGRAKKDIVIESHDAVFQVKQGEMLFGFQPFATKDPKIFERAEEFVGERFMGEEGEKLLKHVIWSNGPETQQPTLGNKQCAGKDFVVLMSRLLVVELFRRYDSFDIEVGKSALGAAVTVTSLKRASF; this comes from the coding sequence ATGGCATCTTCTTCTTTACCTTTTACCTCTCTTCATCTGCAATTTGTTTCACCAAACACAAAATCATCTACCACTAGGTTGTCTTCTCGGCGGATTAGAGCCTCAGTGTCGGAGAAACCACCTGTTCCAGCGCCGGCAGTGGCGGTTCCAGCGAAGGGAGAAACCAAGCTTCCATTGAAGAAAATTCCGGGGAATTATGGGGTTCCTATTGTTGGTCCATTCAAAGATCGACTTGATTATTTCTACAATCAAGGCCGGGACGAGTTTTTTAAATCGAAAATCCAGAAATACAACTCGACAGTGTTTCGGACCAACATGCCACCTGGTCCTTTCATTTCTCAAGATCCAAAGGTTGTCGCTTTACTCGACGGTAAGAGCTTCCCCGTCCTTTTCGATGTCACCAAGGTTGAAAAAAAAGACCTTTTCACCGGCACTTACATGCCTTCAACTGACCTCACCGGCGGCTACCGAATCCTCTCATATCTCGACCCTTCCGAGCCCAAACACGCTAGGCTCAAACAACTCCTCTTTTTCCTCTTGAAATCTAGGAGAGATCATGTAATCCCCGAGTTCCAAGCCTCTTACAGTGAGTTATTCGAAACGTTAGAGAAAGAAGTCGCCGAGAAAGGCAAAAGCAGCTTTCAGACAGCTAACGATCAAGCTGGGTTTAACTTCTTGTGCCGGGCTTTCTTCGGATCAAACCCACCGGATACTAAACTAGGAACCGATGGTCCTAGTTTGATCAGTAAATGGGTACTGTTTCAACTCGGTCCGGTTCTTAAACTCGGTCTCCCAAAGTATGTTGAAGAACTCTTGATCCATACCTTCCCTCTTCCCCCGGCTTTGGTTAAAAAGGATTACCAGAGACTGTATGATTTCTTCTACGAATCATCTGGTTCCATTCAAGATGAAGCTGAGAAACTGAGTATTTCACGAGAAGAAGCTTGCCATAATCTGTTATTTGCTACGTGTTTCAATTCATTCGGTGGCATGAAGATCTTCTTCCCCAACATGCTTAAATGGATTGGCAGGGCTGGAGTTAAGCTACACAATAGATTAGCAACGGAGATCAGATCAGCCATAAGATCCAACGGTGGAAAACTCACAATGGCAGCCATGGAACAGATGCCATTAATGAAATCGGTCGTCTACGAAGCGTTACGGATCGAACCACCGGTCCCGTTACAGTACGGGAGAGCAAAGAAAGATATCGTGATAGAGAGCCACGACGCGGTGTTCCAAGTGAAACAAGGGGAGATGCTGTTCGGGTTCCAACCATTTGCAACGAAAGACCCGAAAATATTCGAGAGAGCGGAGGAGTTTGTGGGGGAGAGGTTCATGGGAGAGGAGGGGGAGAAGTTGTTGAAGCACGTGATATGGTCAAATGGACCCGAGACTCAGCAACCGACGTTGGGGAACAAACAGTGTGCAGGGAAGGATTTCGTGGTGTTGATGTCGAGGCTTTTGGTGGTGGAATTGTTTAGACGTTACGACTCGTTTGATATCGAAGTGGGTAAGTCGGCTTTGGGGGCTGCCGTTACCGTCACATCCTTGAAGAGAGCTAGTTTTTAA